Proteins from a single region of Punica granatum isolate Tunisia-2019 chromosome 8, ASM765513v2, whole genome shotgun sequence:
- the LOC116215912 gene encoding protein LIFEGUARD 4-like, with translation MWSRTSGSDVESGEKPLLSNMILEGSEIRWAFIRKVYSIVLFQLLATAAVSAVVVFVRPVSAFFVGTTAGLAVYVALIASVFLVLFPMYYFRKRHPINYLLLGIFTICLSFSIGLTCAFTSGRIILEAVILTALVVLSLTLYTFWAAKRGHDFSFLGPFLSSALTVLIIFGIIQIFFPFDKISVMIYGFLSAIVFCGYIVFDTDNLIKRYSYDEYIWASVSLYLDIVNLFLSFISIFGASER, from the exons ATGTGGAGCCGGACTTCTGGGAGCGATGTGGAATCTGGCGAGAAGCCGCTGCTTTCGAACATGATACTGGAGGGCTCCGAGATTCGGTGGGCGTTCATTCGCAAAGTCTACTCGATCGTCTTGTTCCAGTTGCTCGCAACTGCTGCAGTCAGTGCTGTTGTGGTGTTCGTGCGACCTGTCTCGGCCTTCTTTGTTGGTACGACTGCTGGCTTGGCAGTCTATGTTGCCCTCATTGCCTCAGTTTTCCTCG TGTTGTTCCCGATGTATTATTTCCGCAAACGGCACCCCATCAACTACCTTCTGCTCGGGATATTCACGATCTGTTTGTCCTTCTCGATTGGGCTGACATGTGCATTCACCAGTG GGAGAATTATTTTGGAAGCTGTAATCTTGACGGCCCTGGTTGTCCTCAGCCTCACTCTTTACACATTCTGGGCTGCGAAGAGAGGCCACGATTTCAGCTTCCTCGGACCCTTCTTGTCCAGCGCACTCACCGTGCTTATCATCTTCGGTATTATCCAG ATTTTCTTCCCCTTCGATAAGATCAGCGTAATGATTTACGGGTTCTTGTCAGCAATCGTGTTCTGTGGTTACATCGTGTTCGACACAGACAACCTTATCAAGCGCTACTCATATGATGAGTACATCTGGGCCTCTGTGTCTCTGTATCTCGACATCGTCaacctcttcctctctttcatCTCCATTTTCGGCGCTTCAGAGAGATGA
- the LOC116215911 gene encoding VAN3-binding protein-like has product MEEMSIQMKKKSQEAQMMPPESPKEPMEYLSRTWSVSALEVCKALSSSSSSSSSSSSSRPPHHHRSSSKSAMNNNNGSSSSCPTPIMRESFFNEDEITAAANSACFSTATNHFSFNSSATSQLVLERIMSQSEVSPLTSGRLSHSSGPLNGTDTPPVSVSPSEDFDDIVKFFRSHNTLQPLFTGGRSSSGTGATTPVGAKTVGRWLKDRKEKKKEEARAHNAQLHAAISVASVAAAVAAFAAGAASASSAKADEPSAKTDMAVASAATLIAAQCVEAAEAMGAERDHLASVVSSAVNVRSHDDITTLTAAAATALRGAATLKARAMKEVWNIAAVLPVEKGMGACVKGNTEHPNSDYNGEIIVPEKDFLGVCIKEFLAKGNELLKRTRKGDLHWKIVSVYINRTGQVILKMKSKHVASTITKKKKNVVLEVCKDMPAWPGRHLFEGGEQRRYFGLKTLTRGIVEFECKNRREYEIWTQGVSSLLSLADERRKCPDLK; this is encoded by the exons ATGGAAGAGATGTCAATCCaaatgaagaagaaatcacAGGAGGCTCAAATGATGCCCCCAGAGAGCCCGAAGGAGCCGATGGAGTACCTCTCTAGGACATGGAGCGTGTCAGCTCTCGAGGTCTGCAAGgccctctcttcttcttcttcctcctcctcttcctcttcctcctctcgtCCTCCCCATCATCACCGTTCCTCGTCAAAGTCGGCTATGAACAACAACAATGgctcctcttcctcttgccCGACGCCCATCATGAGGGAGAGCTTCTTCAATGAAGATGAGATCACAGCAGCGGCCAATTCTGCCTGCTTTTCCACAGCAACGAACCACTTTTCCTTCAATTCTTCCGCCACTTCCCAGCTCGTTCTTGAGCGCATCATGTCTCAATCG GAAGTGTCACCGCTAACGTCGGGGAGGCTCTCGCACAGCAGTGGACCCTTGAATGGAACAGACACCCCCCCGGTCTCGGTCTCCCCTTCTGAAGACTTCGATGACATTGTTAAG TTTTTCCGCTCTCACAATACTCTTCAACCACTCTTCACGGGCGGGCGGTCCAGCTCCGGGACTGGGGCAACCACCCCTGTCGGGGCGAAGACAGTGGGGAGGTGGCTCAAGGAccggaaggagaagaagaaagaggaggCCCGGGCCCACAATGCACAGCTCCATGCAGCTATCTCGGTGGCTTCCGTGGCTGCAGCCGTGGCAGCATTTGCTGCTGGTGCCGCGTCAGCTTCTTCAGCAAAGGCTGACGAACCCTCGGCTAAGACAGACATGGCAGTGGCCTCTGCTGCGACTCTCATTGCTGCTCAGTGCGTGGAAGCCGCGGAAGCTATGGGGGCCGAGAGGGACCACTTGGCTTCCGTTGTAAGCTCTGCTGTGAACGTTCGGTCTCATGATGATATCACCACTCTAACGGCTGCAGCAGCCACAg CTCTGAGAGGGGCTGCGACTCTGAAGGCGAGGGCAATGAAGGAGGTCTGGAACATCGCAGCAGTGCTGCCGGTTGAGAAAGGGATGGGTGCTTGTGTCAAAGGAAACACCGAGCATCCTAACTCGGATTACAATGGCGAAATTATCGTGCCGGAAAAAGATTTTCTTGGGGTCTGCATAAAAGAGTTCCTTGCTAAAGGGAATGAGCTTCTCAAGCGCACACGGAAAG GTGATCTTCACTGGAAGATTGTCTCTGTCTATATAAATCGAACAGGCCAG GTGATCCTAAAGATGAAGAGCAAGCACGTCGCCAGTACCATAaccaagaagaaaaaga ATGTTGTGTTGGAAGTGTGCAAGGATATGCCCGCTTGGCCCGGAAGGCACCTTTTTGAGGGAGGGGAGCAGCGCCGCTACTTTGGCCTTAAGACATTGACCCGTGGCATTGTGGAGTTTGAGTGCAAGAACAGGAGGGAATATGAGATCTGGACTCAGGGTGTCTCGAGTTTGCTGTCTCTTGCTGACGAAAGGAGGAAGTGTCCTGATTTGAAGTAA